The genomic segment TCTGAAATGGGGCAGACCATGAGCGAAATCGTTGCCTATGGCACTGCGGTAATCATCGACCCGATCGCGCCATAATCATGTTGCGCACGGCCTTGCTTGGATTTGCCATATTGCTGACCTGCGCCGGTATTTTTTGCAGTGTGCGTGGTACGCCGGGGGCTTTTCCATTGACTACCTGGGGCTTGATACTGCTTGTTGCTGTGCTGATCGAGCGCTGGCGCTATACCCGTAGGCACACAGCCGATGAAGGACCGTGGCAGGAAACCGGTGAGCGTTTTGTCGATCCGGAATCAGGGCGCTTGATGCGCGTTCTCTACAGCCCGAGCAGCGGCGAACGCCGCTACGTCGCCGTCGGCGAAAATCCCGATATCGCGCCATAATGTGGCAGGCAGCAACAGCCGTTGCTCGCCATTATCCTTAAAGTGACATGACACAAATACTTGGCCCCTCATTCAAACTGGTCGAAGAAATCGACGTCTCGCAACTGGCCGAAGCAGGCGGTTTTGGCAGCCGGACCCGGCCGCTACTGGTAAAAGGTGCGCTGCGAAACTGGCCGGCGCAGCAAAACTGGTCGTTCGACAAACTGGCGCAATTGCGTAACAAAGATGGTTCGGAGCCGACCAGGAAGTTCCAGAACGGTCTGGTAGAGCAGGGCGAAACCCAGGAACGGCCATTGCTGCCTATCGCGCCTTATTTGCGCGAACTGGCGACGCTTGCCTCGCAGCCGGTCAGTGAAGATGCGGGATTGTTGCCGAACCGGCAGCGGCGCCAGTTGCAGGCCGGGGAAGAATTCCATCTCAACTGGGCTCACATGCAATCGTTTACGCCGCACCGCAATTACCTGGCGCAATGGAGCATCCTAGAAGATTTTCCGCAACTGCGTAGCGATTTCGATATCCGTAGCTTGTGGCCGGGCTGGCGCTGGACCTGGGAGTCGGTGTTTATCGGCCCAGCCAACACCCATACCGGACTGCATCGCGACGTCCCGAACAACTGGTTTTGCCAGGCGCGCGGGGTCAAGGAATTTGTCATGTTCCCACCGTCGGAAGAAGCGTACATGAACCCGTCCGACAAATACGACTGGGGTGCGACGCTAAGCAGCATCAATATCGCCCGCTTTAATGAACATCCAGAGCAACTGCAGGCGCTGGAGCGCGCCAAGGGCCTGTATGTGCGCGTAGAGGAGGGCGATGCTTTGTTCATTCCAAAGGGAACCTGGCATGCCGTGGTATCGCTGGCGCCGTCGATTAGCCTGGCGGTGTTCGGCCTCACCGCCAAGGAAATCCTGCTCAGCGGCGTGCCGACTGCGACCAAGGACCTGCTGCACAATATGCATCTGTATCGCTGGGGGCATTGCATCTGTCATAAACACTTGGCGTAGAACCGGCCGGCAGCCATAAATGCTTATGGTGCCCGTAGGAAATTCCATTAGAATGGGTAGCAGTCCGATCAACCCTGCAAACTCAACGGAAATATGGATATCCTGACGCTGGAACACTTTGCTGCGCGCCTGAACGAGACGTTTTTTTCCGTGGACGACGGCAATGCCAGTTTCGTACTGGTCGAAGTCAAGCCGCTGGCGGCTCCTACCTTGCAGGGCATGATGCGGGCGCCGTTCAGCCTGCTGTTCCGCAACTGTTCGCCGATCTTGTTCACCCAGAAAATTTTCAATATGAAGCATGAAGCGATAGGCCAGGTTGGCATTTTCATGGTGCCGGTGGCGCGTGACCGCGATGGTTTCCTCTATCAGGCGGTGTTCAACTAGGCGAGGAGCCTTTCGCCGCGGCCAACCATCGCATGGCTGTATACGGACCCTCCTGCGCCGTCGCCACAAAGCCAAGGCGCTCATACAAGCGCCGCGCTGCGGCGTTGCGTTCGTCAACGTGCAAATTCACACAGCTCCCTACGCCCTCCGCCAGTATTTGTATATGACGGATCAAGGCTGAGCCTATTCCGTTGCCGCGCCATGCTGGCAACAGGCTAATGTCCACGATGAGAAATTCCGGCGCCTGGCGCGACAGATATATACGTCCGATCGGCTGCCCATTGGCGTCAATCCTCAGGAAATCTGCGTTTTTGAAATGCGATAGATAATGCTTATGTTGAAGCGTAAACTGGCTGTCAAGAAAAGCAATTTTGTGCGCACGCGGCCAAGGCACTTGCGCTAGTTCGTCGCTGCGCAGTTGATGGTACAGATCGCGCAGGAAGCCGATATCCGACGTCGCGCAGGCATGCAGGCTGACACCGCATGCATCCAGGGAGACGGGTGCGGTCAATCCTGCGCTAGCCGGAAATTCCGGCAGCGCAGGTAAGTCGGCCTCAGCCGAACGAAGGGAATACACCTTGCAGCGCGATGCAGAAGTTCAGAGCCAACAACGGCTGGCGATTTTCGTGCGGCTGACTGCCTCCGGCCACGCCAATCACCGGGATTGCCAGAGTCGTGTTCGGTGTCGGATTGCCCGGAACATAGGTGGAGGTGCCTGTTGGTCCCATAAGGCCGAAACCATTGTCTGGCACATTTTTCTGCGACGCGGCATCCGGCTGGTGATAGATATTCATGGCGTGTGAGTGTGAAGGTATTTGCGCGCTAGTCAGCGTCACCTCTTCGACGCCGAAAGGTTCCCCGATGTCGCGTTGCGTCAGCCCCGGCCCTTGTCCCTGGCTGCAGGCGGTGCGGCCGGCAAAATTGGGAAGCTGGAAATTGGTCTGGCCGTTGCCGCCGTAGTTGGTTCCTAACAATGAAAACAGCGCCGAATACTGGCTGATCGGGAGCAGGGCGCCGTTGCATTGCGCCCAGTCAACCGGCGCGAAATTGAAGCCGAAAATCTGAATTTCACCGACGTATGGCGTGGTCATGGTATTCCTCTTGTCTTTGCTGTTGGCTATGCCTGCACACAAAAAATGTTTTGCGGCAGGCGCTCTGGCTGTTATGACTGCGACGGAAATATCCCTGCCCAGGCGATACAAAACGACACCGTCAAGGTCGGCATGGTGTTGTCGTGCGGCAGGTTGTTGCCTGCGGACGAAATCGCCGCCGGCGTCAAGACAAACGGGGTAAGTCCGCTGACGCTGTTGGTGTACGTCTTATCGCTGTTGGCGGCTGCGCCAAGCTGGACGTTGCTTGCCGGCGTCGTCACGGTTGCAAGGGTAGTGGTTGCGGCATACGGGTGGCTATGCCCCGGCATGCTGCTACTCAGCAATGTGACGTTTTCCACGCCGTCTACCTGTCCTTGTACGCGCGTTGTCAATCCCGGGCCGGTGCCTTGGTGCAGCGGTACCCGGCCGCGCATGTCAGGCATGTTGAAAGTCTGCTGGCCATCACCGCCATAAGTGGTGCCAATCAATGCATACAGCGTCTCATAAGTCGAGATTGCCTGCGAACTGCCGTCGCATGCCAGCCATCCTGTCGGTATCCGGGAAAAAGCAAACAGGCGAATTTCGCCTACATATGGTGTGCTCATTATTGTTATCCCTAAAAGTTATTCTGGTTTAGTTGCGCGACGGGAAAATTCCAGTGAGAGCAATATTGAAATTCAACACCAGACACGGCTGCATGTTTTGATGCGGTCCGCTACCGCCGCTACTGGACAAGGTCGACGGCGCCAACGTCACTTGCGGCCCGGCTGCTGTCGCATAAATCGCCTCGCTGCCACTGCCTCCATACAGGGCATTGGTCGGATTCTTGACGCTGCCGGCAGTGGTTGATGCGTTCGCCAGATGATTGTGCTGCGGCATTTGAGACTGCAGCAAAGTGACCGTTTCAACGCCTGTGGGCTGGCCCTGGACATAAGGTGACGGCTGCCAGGCTGGATCGACCGAAGGGCCGGTATGAAGGGGAGCGCGGCCCTGCAGATTGGGCAGGGCGAAAGTGGTTTGGCCGTTGCCGCCGTACATCACCCCCAGCAGGGAAAACAGCGCGGCATTTTGGTTGATCGGCAGTAACTGGCCATTGCAAAGTGCAAAGCCCCTCGGCGCAAAATTGAATCCAGTTAACATTATTTGTCCAACGTAACATTCAGCCATCTATTCTCTCCCAAGATTGGTATTGCAGTGGTAATGACAGCGGTAAAGGCTTAGTCGGCAACTGTGTTATTTGAGCAACAGATGATGAAAAACAATAATTTACAATCAAATATTGTTGGACATTCATGAATTCGAGGTAGCATACGTTGCTGCATAGCAATCGTCAAGCGCGCGAAAATTGCTCATGAGAACCGCGCAACACAATTGTTGAAACACTGATTAAACGAAATCGAGTCGTCCATGAAGGCGGTCTTGAATACTAAAAAAATGTCAGGGAGGTTTCATGTTGCACAGTCCATGCGGTCGTGTCGGCGCTCGTTTATTTTCATCGCCCAAGTCAATTTCAGCATTTGATAATGTTTCGAATCAGCGCTGTAAGCAGGGCTTGGTTTTGGCGTGGTTTGCCCACCTTCTGCGGGGCTTTGCCTATGCGGCGATTTTCGGCTGGTCGAGTTTTGCCTACGCCTTCAGCCCCAGCACCGAATGTCCGCCAATTCAGTCAATAACGGTTGCCTCCGGCGGCACCTCGACTACCGACTTGTCCGGCTGTTCGGTATTCGGCCTGGACGGGATGCCGACCGCGCCTTCGCACGGCACGCTGTCAGACATGAATCCAACCACCGGCAATGGCGACAGCAAGGTCATATACGTCAACAATGGTGACGGTGCGCTCTCCGACAGTTTTGTCGTGCTAGACGATTTGAATGGAACAATCACCTTCACGGTCACGGTCTTGCCGGCAGCCTCGCCGATTACGGTAACGCCAGCCACCTTGCCGGCGCCATCCATCGGCAACGCCTATAGCCAGAGCCTGAGCGCCTCAGGCGGGGTTGCACCGTATACCTACTCCCTCTCATCAGGCAGCCTGCCGGCCGGCTTGAGCATATCCGCAGCCGGCTTGATTTCCGGCACGCCAACGGCCGCAGGGGCATTTACGTTCACCGTAGGCGTGCTCGATTCGACCACTCCGACGGCATTGAGCACGACCAAGACCTATTCGATGACGGTTGCCGTTCCGACGATGGTGCTGGCTCCCGCCAGTCCGCCGGCGGGAACGATATCGCTGCCGTACAGCCAGCAAATGAGCACGACCGGCGGGACCGCGCCCTACAGCTATGCGATACAGGTTGGCCTGGGAACGCTGCCGCCGGGATTGACCTTGTCGCCCAGCGGCCTGATTTCGGGAACCCCGACTACTGCCGGCAGTTCTACTTTCTCACTCAAATACACCGATAGCACCTCTGGCACCGGGCCATTTTCCCAAGCACAGAATGTGACGATCGTGATCAACGCGTCGCCGGTGATTGTCATCACCCCAACCGTGCTACCGGCCGCCACAGTCGCCGCGGCGTTTAGCCAAAGCCTGTCTGCCAGCGGCGGCACTGCGCCGTATACCTTTGCAATTAGTGCAGGGGCGCTGCCTGCTGGACTGACCTTATCAAGTGCTGGCCTCTTGTCGGGTACGCCAACCGCAGGCGGTACTTTCAATTTCACGGTCAGGGGAACTGATCAGAGCTCCTTTAGCGGCACGCAAGCCTATACGCTGACGGTCAATGCGCCGACCATCGCGATAACGCCTACGACATTGCCCGCGGCGACCGTCGCTACGGCGTATAGCCAGACTGCGGTAGCCAGTGGCGGTACAGCCGGATATACCTATGCGATCTCTGCCGGCGCTTTGCCGGCGGGGGTGACTTTGTCTGGCGGCGGGACGATATCCGGTACGCCAACTGCGGGCGGCACCTTTAATTTTACGGTGCGCGCGACGGATAGTTCGACCGGCACCGGCCCATATATTGGCGCGAGGGCTTATTCCATGACGGTCAATGCGCCGACCATCGCGATCACCCCCGTCAGCCTGCCGGCCATGACGGTTGCCAGCAGCTTTACGCAAAACCTGACGGCCAGCGGCGGCATTGCCTCTTACACCTATACTGTTAGCGCCGGCGCACTGCCGAATGGATTGACATTGGCTGCAAACGGAACCTTGTCTGGTACGCCGACTGTATCGGGGCCATTCAATTTCACAGTCACAGCGACCGATAGTTCGACAGGCAGCGGCCCGTATACAGGTTCACGGGCTTATTCGGTCAACGTTAGTGCCGGTTTGCCGGTGACTGGCGCCGTCAGTGTGACAGTCGCTTACGGCAGCTCCGCCAACCCGGTCACCTTGAATCTGAGCGGCGGCACAGCCACCTCGGTTGCGGTTGCATCGGCGGCAGCACACGGCACTGCCACCGCTTCTGGGACCAGCATCACTTACACACCAACTTCGGGATACGCCGGTGGCGATTCGTTCACCTACACGGCAACCAACACGGCCGGAACTTCCAGTCCAGCTACGGTAACGGTAACGGTCTCGTCGCCGACCTTGACGATTACGCCTTCGGGTTCATGGTCTGTGACAGACGGCGGCAGCTATAGCCAAACCTTGACCTGGGCCGGTGGCGCGGCGCCTTACAGCGGTATAACGGTCACCGGCTTGCCAGCCGGATTGTCCGTCACGGCGACCAGTTCTACCGGAGCGACAATTTCCGGCACGCCGACCGCCGTCGGCAGTTTCACGGTCACGGCTTCTGCCACCGATAGCAGCACCGGCACCGGTCCATTTACGAAATCGCAGGGTTTTACATTGACGGTGGCTGCACCCACCGTCAGTTTGACGCCGCCTGGTCCAACCTTGACGCCAAGCTACGGCAGCGCATTTTCGCAAGCTTTCACGGCTAGCGGCGGTGTTGCGCCCTATGCGTATGTGTTGACTGGCAGCCTGCCGAGCGGTCTTAGCTGGAATGCGGCGACAGCAACACTTTCCGGTACCCCGACCCAAAGCGGCAGCTTCCCGATCTCGGTCAGTGCGACCGACCACTCGACCGGTACCGGTGCGCCGTTCAGCACATCGGTCAACTACACATTGACGGTCAGCGCGCCGACCATCGCTATCTCGCCGGTCAGCGCGCCGGGTGGCGCTATTGGCCAATCGTATTCGACTACCATCAGCGCCAGCGGCGGCGTTGCGCCCTATAGCTTTACGATATCGGCAGGCGCCTTGCCATCAGGCGTTGCGCTTAACGGCGCAACCGGCGCTCTGACCGGAACGCCGACGGCTGCAGGTAGCTTCAACTTCACCGTGAACGCCAGCGACGCTAACAGCTTTAGCGGAACCCGTGCATATACCGTTGCGATCGGCGCGCCTGGCATGACATTGACGCCGGCATCGCTTCCTGCTGCGGCGGTCGCGACGGCTTATAGCGCGGCCTTTAGCGCCGGCGGCGGTACTGCGCCTTACACCTATGCCCTGACCGCAGGCAGCTTGCCATCGGGGATCAGCCTGAATACCGCTACCGGCGTACTTTCCGGGACCACGGTCCAGGCCGGCAGTTTCCCGATTACGGTGCGCGCCACCGACAGCAGCACCGGGGCGGGTGCGCCATTTACGGCGCAAGGCAGTTATACCTTAGTGGTCGCGGCGCCAACCATCAGCCTGGCGCCAAGTTCAGTGTCGGGCGGTTCCGTGGCGACCAGCTATGCTGCCGTCATCAGCGCCAGCGGCGGCGTATCGCCTTATATTTACAGTATTTCCAGCGGCTCGTTGCCGACAGGAGTAACGCTGAATGCATCGACTGGCGCGGTGAGCGGCACGCCGACTGCGGCGGGGACATTTAATTTCACTGTGAGGGCGCAAGACGCCAATAGCTTCAGTGGCGTCCAGTCCTATAGCCTGGCCATTGCTGCGGCTACCGTGACCTTAAATCCCGCGACGCTGCCCGGCGCCACAGCGGAAGCGGCGTACAGCACCACGCTGGTCGCCGGCGGCGGCACTGCGCCTTACACTTACGCGCTCACTGCTGGCTCCCTCCCGAGCGGCATCAGCCTGAATGCTGCGACCGGCGTATTGTCGGGGACCACCGTCGTGAGCGGCAGTTTCCCGATCACTGTGCGCGCTACCGATAGCAGCACCGGAACCGGGGCGCCGTTCAACGCCTCAAGAAGCTATACGTTGACAGTTGCCGCTCCGGCGATCAGCCTTGCGCCGAGCAGCGTGGCAGGCGGTACCGTTGCCGCCAGCTATGCGGCCAGCATCAGCGCCAGCGGCGGCACCGCGCCTTATACCTACAGCGTTAGCGCAGGTGCGTTGCCGGCAGGGATAAGCCTGAATACCGCCAGTGGCGCGCTGAGCGGCACCCCGACTGCCGCAGGCACTTTCAACGTGACCGTTAAAGCACTCGACGTCAATGGTTTCAACGGCACCCAGGCATATAGCCTGGTGATTGGTTCGGCGACGCTGACGCTCAATCCGGCCACGCTGCCCAACCCGACAGCCGAAGCTGCCTATAGCGCCACATTGACGGCAGGCGGCGGTACTGCGCCGTACAGCTTTGCGGTCAGCGGCGGTGCCTTGCCCACCGGATTGACGCTTAATGCTGCAACCGGTGTGCTGTCCGGCACCACCAACCTGAGCGGCACGTTCAACGTGACGATTAGCGCGACCGATAGCAGCACCGGCGTCGGTGCGCCATTCGTGGCTTCACATGCCTACGTATTGACTGTCGGTGCGCCGAATATTACTTTGACGCCGAGTACGCTGGTCGGCGCCAAGGCCAGCGTCGCGTATAGCCAGCAGTTCACGGCTAGCGGCGGTATAGCGCCGTATGCCTACACGATCAGCGCTGGCAGTTTGCCGGCAGGACTGGCATTGAATGCAGCTACCGGCCTGCTGAGCGGCACGCCGACGGCGGCCGGCAGCTTTACTTTCACCGTGCGCGCCACCGATGCGCAGAACTTTACGGCGCAGCAAGCGGAGACATTGAGCGTCGCTCAGGCACAGCCGGTGGCGGTGAACGATAGCGCCAGCACCCCGGCTAACCAGCCGGTGACGGTGAATGTCACGGCCAACGACAGCGGTCCGATTACGAGTATTGCGGTCAGTACGCCGCCAGCCCATGGCAGTGCGGCTGTGAGCGGCCTGAATGTGGTCTACACGCCAGCCGCTAATTACTTCGGCAGTGATAGTTTGAGTTATGTCGCCACAGGCCCGGGCGGTAGTTCCGCCCCAGCTACGGTAACGGTGACCGTGACGGCGCTCGCGGTGCCGGTTGCGGTAGCCCAGAATGCCACTATCCTGGCGGGCCAGCCTGTGACGTTGCATGGCGCTAGCGGCGCTAGCGGCGGGCCATTTACCGCAGTCGCGATTGTCAGTCCGCCGAGCGTCGGCACCGCCGCCGTCAGCGGCACCGACATCATCTATACCTCGGTAATCGGCAGCAGCGGTGACATCAAGTTCAGTTACACCCTGGCCAATGCCTTTGGTGTATCTGCTCCGGTGACGGCGACCGTCAGTGTCAATCCGATGCCGGTAGTCGGCGCCCATAGCGCCACGGTGGCTGCCGGTGCGGCGGTCAGCGTCGATCTGATGGCGGGCGCCAGCGGCGGCCCATTCACGGCCGCCAATCTGGTGACGGTGTCGCCAACGGCTGCCGGCAGCGCGGTGATCCGCGATGTGGGCAGCGCTGGCAAGCCGTCGTATCAGATGACATTTACTGCATCCAGCAAGTTCGCCGGCGCGGCGGCAATCAGTTACACACTGAGCAATGCCTACGCGACTTCAGCGCCAGGTACTGTCACAGTGACCGTCACGGCAAGGCGCGACATGTCGACCGATCCGGAAGTGATCGGCTTGCTGTCGGCGCAGGCGGATAGCGCAAGACGCTTCGCCAGCGCGCAGATTTCCAACTTCACGCGGCGACTGGAAAGCCTCCACGGCGACGGCTGGGGTACTTCCGGGTTCGGCGTCAGCCTGACGCCGCCGAGCGCGCCAACCGGCCGGCCGGGTTCCGGCACAGAAGCCGCGCCTTGGCTAAGCGCTGATGTCGACCGCATGTATGGCTCACCGCTGCAACCTAACATGCGCAAGGTAGGTTGGATGCCGCAAGCAGGAGGCGGGCAGGGCGGTAGCAACTATGGTGGCGGCACCGGGTCAGCTTTTGGTAGCGGATCAGGTGCGGCTAGCGGTAGCGGCACCGGCAACGGTCCGGTATTGGCGGCCAATGATACGCAGTCAACCATCACCGGCTTGCCCGACCTGCCGGCGCGTCAGGGCAATTCTAAACAGCCGTTGTCATTGTGGATGGGCGGGGCGGTGGACTTTGGCCAGCAGTATGTCAATGGTCACCAGGCCGGTTTCCGTTTCCACACCGATGGCGTGAGTATCGGCGGTGACTATCGCATCAACGACTTCGCCACCTTCGGTATCGGCGGCGGATTTAGTCGCGACAGCAGCGACGTCGGCAATAACGGCACCAAGAGCACCGCAGAAAGCGTGGTCGGTGCGATGTACGGCAGCTTGCGGCCGGCGAAGGACGTATTCATCGACGGCGTACTGGGCTACGGCACGCTGAACTTCAATTCCAACCGTTACATTACCGGCGACGGCGGTTTCGCCACCGGCTTGCGCCATGGCGACCAGGTATTCGGCGCGATTGTCAGCGGCGTCGAATTCCATCGCGAAGGCTGGATGTGGTCGCCATATGGCCGGTTAGAGTTGATGTCTGCCACGCTGGATCAATATACGGAAACCGCCAGCGGGTTGAATGCGCTGACTTACTTCAAGCAGACCGTGCGCACCACCAGCGGCTCTTTGGGAGTACGTGCAGAAGGCCAGTACCTGACCAGCATCGGCACCTGGGTGCCGCGGGCTCGCGTTGAGTTCCGTCATCAGTTCCAGGGGCAGGATGATGCCGGGCTGGCGTACGCCGACCTGGCATCGGCGGGGCCGGCGTATATCGTGCACACCACCAGCCAGGATACCGGCAACTGGTTCGCCGGCATCGGCGCAAGACTGGTGATGCGCAACGGCGTGATGTTTACCATCGACTACAACAGCAACATCAATGTCGGCAACGGCCGCAGCCAGTCAATCATGTTCGGATTGGAAGTGCCGTTGCAATAATCTGTCATGACCAGGGCGGCGGCAATCTCGCCAGAGGTGCCGCCTGCCGTGTGTTGTCGAGAACTGCTTAAGCGATGGTTTTCGGATGCAGCAGATCTGCAAGGCCGATACGACGCAACATCTCGCTGCGCACCCGGTCGGCGACGCCATTGACGATCTCGCAGCCATCCTGCGATGGATCGACATGGGTGCGAAAAGGACGGCTGCCGAAAGGCATGCCGATCACACCGACGATGGCTGCAGCCACGGAGCCGGCGTCGGCATCGGCAGGCTCCAGCGCGGCTAACCCTGCCAATGCCAGCTCGGCCACGCCGGCATAAGGGCCGTCGTTATACTCTGCTGCGCGAAGCTGGTCGGCCGGGGCTCCGGAATGGACGAAGTGATTAGTGCCCTTGGTGAACGCGCCCGGCACGATGATCGAAGTTTCGATCCCCCAGCGCGCCAGTTCTCCCGCATATGAAACCGCCAGCGAATCCATTGCCGCCTTCGCCGCAAAATAGGGCGACAGGAAGGGCGGCGTGCCTCCGCGCGCGCTGCTGGACGAAATCCACATGACCAGTCCCTTGCCTTGTTTGCGTAGTTGAGGCAAGGCGGCGCGATTCACTCTCTGAGTGCTGAGCACGTTGATATCGTAGAGCTGGGCAAACTGTTCCGGCGTGAAAGCCTCGGCCGGGCCGAATGACATGTGGCCAGCGTTATGAATCACGACATCCAGCCGGCCGCATTCAGCAATGACGCTGGAAATGCCTGCCTCCACCGAGTCGCTCGCGGCGACATCCAGTTCTACGGTGCGCAGATCAACCTTGTGTTCGGCGGCATAACGCAGCAGTTCGGCGACCTGTGGGGCGTTGCGGCAGGTAGTTTCGCGCATGCTGGCGTAGACAGTGTGTCCAGCATGCGCCAGTGCGCGGGCGGCGAGGGCGCCGAAGCCGCTGGAGGCGCCGCTAATGAGGATGACTTGTTTCATGATATTTCCTTGGTTTGATGCGGGTTGGAAAGTACATGCATGGAGATGGTTGGATCAGACCATGCCGCCGTTGGCGCGCAGCGTCTGACCATTGATCCAGCTACCTTCTGCGCCAGCCAGGAAGGCGACCGTGGCGGCGATGTCCTGTGGCTGGCCGAGCCGTTCCAGCGGAGCGATCTTGGCCAGGCGATCGATCAGCTCTTGCGATTTGCCATTGAAAAACAGGTCAGTGGCGGTCGGACCCGGAGCTACGGCATTGACGGTGATATTGCGGCCACGCAATTCCTTCGCCAGTACGCTGGTCAGGGCTTCCACGCCAGCCTTGGTGGCGGCGTATATTCCATATGAAGGTTGCAGCGTGCCGACCACGCTTGAAGAGAAATTGATGATGCGACCGCCGTTGCGCAGGCGCTTGCCCGCTTCGCGCATGGTGTTGAAGCTGCCTTTGAGATTGATCGCAATCTGGCGCTCGAAGCTGGCGTCGTCGGTCTCGGCGATCGTGGTATTTGCCATGATGCCGGCATTGTTGACCAAGATGTCGACGCCGCCGAATGCCTGTTCGGTGTTGTCGAACAGGGCGCGCACTGCTGCCGGGTCGCTGACATCGGCTTGCAGCGCC from the Collimonas arenae genome contains:
- a CDS encoding GNAT family N-acetyltransferase, which gives rise to MYSLRSAEADLPALPEFPASAGLTAPVSLDACGVSLHACATSDIGFLRDLYHQLRSDELAQVPWPRAHKIAFLDSQFTLQHKHYLSHFKNADFLRIDANGQPIGRIYLSRQAPEFLIVDISLLPAWRGNGIGSALIRHIQILAEGVGSCVNLHVDERNAAARRLYERLGFVATAQEGPYTAMRWLAAAKGSSPS
- a CDS encoding DUF6916 family protein; the encoded protein is MDILTLEHFAARLNETFFSVDDGNASFVLVEVKPLAAPTLQGMMRAPFSLLFRNCSPILFTQKIFNMKHEAIGQVGIFMVPVARDRDGFLYQAVFN
- a CDS encoding phage tail protein → MTTPYVGEIQIFGFNFAPVDWAQCNGALLPISQYSALFSLLGTNYGGNGQTNFQLPNFAGRTACSQGQGPGLTQRDIGEPFGVEEVTLTSAQIPSHSHAMNIYHQPDAASQKNVPDNGFGLMGPTGTSTYVPGNPTPNTTLAIPVIGVAGGSQPHENRQPLLALNFCIALQGVFPSFG
- a CDS encoding phage tail protein; this translates as MSTPYVGEIRLFAFSRIPTGWLACDGSSQAISTYETLYALIGTTYGGDGQQTFNMPDMRGRVPLHQGTGPGLTTRVQGQVDGVENVTLLSSSMPGHSHPYAATTTLATVTTPASNVQLGAAANSDKTYTNSVSGLTPFVLTPAAISSAGNNLPHDNTMPTLTVSFCIAWAGIFPSQS
- a CDS encoding phage tail protein, yielding MLTGFNFAPRGFALCNGQLLPINQNAALFSLLGVMYGGNGQTTFALPNLQGRAPLHTGPSVDPAWQPSPYVQGQPTGVETVTLLQSQMPQHNHLANASTTAGSVKNPTNALYGGSGSEAIYATAAGPQVTLAPSTLSSSGGSGPHQNMQPCLVLNFNIALTGIFPSRN
- a CDS encoding cupin-like domain-containing protein encodes the protein MTQILGPSFKLVEEIDVSQLAEAGGFGSRTRPLLVKGALRNWPAQQNWSFDKLAQLRNKDGSEPTRKFQNGLVEQGETQERPLLPIAPYLRELATLASQPVSEDAGLLPNRQRRQLQAGEEFHLNWAHMQSFTPHRNYLAQWSILEDFPQLRSDFDIRSLWPGWRWTWESVFIGPANTHTGLHRDVPNNWFCQARGVKEFVMFPPSEEAYMNPSDKYDWGATLSSINIARFNEHPEQLQALERAKGLYVRVEEGDALFIPKGTWHAVVSLAPSISLAVFGLTAKEILLSGVPTATKDLLHNMHLYRWGHCICHKHLA